aaaagccaccgggacatggtcctgggcagcctgctccgggtggccctgctggagcagggggcctCCAGCAATGCCTGCCCACCTCAGCTGGGACCTGAGCCTATGTCAGTGCTGGTCTTTGCACAGAGACGTCTCTACCCCATAACTCACCTCTTCCTAAAGCCCCAACTGCAATCCACCCCGCTCTCCACATGCCCCCACATCACAAGCAGTGCTTTAACTGAGCCAAACCACCATGGCCCCACACATCTTCCAGAGACCTGCTGGAGCTcctggcccccagccctgccccagccctgctcccctgcccacGGGGCCATCCCggagcagctctgggagccCGGGGCTCGTGCTGGGCAGGGCACGGGGCCAGCAGCTCCCGTGGGGCCGGGGGCAAAGGCTGTCACGGGCGGGAGCTGCCGCGCTGTCAGCCGCTGCCTCCCTGGTGCCCGCTCACCGCCCCCTTCCCCCACGTGTCCCCGGAGGCCGCCGCTCGCCGGGCTTGTTTCACCAGGAGGTCCGATGCGATTTgacctatttctttttttcttttttttttttttttttcctcgggTCTATTTACCAAGCTCGAGCAGTGCTTTAGCTGCGACTTTTCCTCTCCAGATAAATCCATCAGTGCTCTTTTCCACACGCCTGCCCCCGGCCGCAGTCACCCGGACAATAACGGCGAGAGCGgctctgtccctgtccccaagccATGCACGCGAGGTGCCCCTGGGGGAGGATGGGTGCCAAGGTGCCTCTGGCTCACCAgatgtgttttttgggggggtgcaAGCTcttggggagggctggggaaggtcAGGTTGCATTAACTTAGCTTATCCAAAGGTCTGTGGCTGTGAGATGGCTCCGGGGTGCGGAGCAAGGTGGGGAACGTGGGGGACATCAGCGGATCAGCTTTAAACCTGCGCTGTATATCTGCAATAAAACGTCAAGGAGCCGTGCCCCTCGCCCAGACCGGTGAGGTCTCCATCCCCCACCGTGGCCATGGATGCTGGGCACACGAGGCCACACGGGTGGGTTGGTTTTGgacagccccaggcagcccgGCTTGCAGGAACCCAGCCTCTCCGAGAGGACCTGGCCAACGGGCACCACCAACATCCCAAAACCAGCCCGGTGTGAGCCCCAGGAGCAAGCAATGAGGAAAGTCCTGGAGCCGTGGGGAAGATGAGGAGGCAGCAACAGCTCCCCGGCAGGAGCCAGCAGACTGCGCTCAGTGCCCCCGAGCACCGCGGGAAGCCACCAGAGCAGGAAACAGAGGTGGTCCCCAACCCTCAGCACGGGGGATGAGCAGCTCTTGGACCCCCGCAAACAGGAGCCAGGGGTCCAAGCCCCACACCTGGAAAGCGCAATGGGGCTGTGGCTGCAagccctgggcagggggacCATGAGATgccagaggaagcagcagcacagccagcggTGGAGTGGTGACAGAGTGACAGTGCAGTGGCATTGCCCCCATCTGGACGTGGCCCTGGCCGCACGTGTGCCGTGCATGGGCAGGTCACACGTGGGTGGGGGTGGGGACGGGGTCGCTTTGCTCTCGTCCCCCGCAGCGCTGGGGCGGCAGGTGGCAGCTCACCGGCTGCCTGCAAACACCTTTTCTGGGTCTTCGCTGTGCCTGCTGCCGTGGGCATCACCCAGAGAGGAACACCCATCGGGGTCAGGTGCAGAACAAGGACTGGAATTTGGGACCCTGAAAGGAAGGGGACACCCAgctgcttcctctccttcccctgcagggTCCCCAGACCTCTCGCCCGTAGATGTAGGGGGGATGTCCTCCTGTGGTGGATACAAACAGATCCCCCTGCCCTGAAAGGACCCCACATCCTTGGAGATCGGGGGCCTGAAGAAAAACACGGGCAGGTGTTCCTGACTCAGACAGGGCCTGGGCACGCTGCGCGAGCATGGGGACGGCTGCCAAGCGAGAGCCGAGCAGGAAGGAGCACGCCTGGTGGGAGCCGCCATACGGACCTGCGGGAGGCGCGGGGACGGGGGGATGAGGTGGCCGCAGCGTTTTGGGTGCCTGAACCTCTTGCTGGACCGGCCATGAAAGCAGGAGGAGACGCCGTGCTCAAGGCAGACCGTGTTGAGCCAGAGCCATCCTGGGGCACCGGGGAGTGCCCTCTGGGAGCGGTAAACCATGGGCGGGATGGCAGGACGGATGGGAACGGAAACCAGAGCGGCTGTGCAACAGGGAGCTGGCCCGAGGCCACGCTGCAGCTCCCGAGGAGCAAATGAGAAGCTCCAACCTGCGGCACCGGGCAGGACGCGAGGTCGCACTGCCCATGCGCCGGGGTGAGGCGGATGGAAATAGCTGGGGCTGGGACACGGCGTGGTGCACGGCCCGGCTGCGCACACCGCGACAGAGGGGTCGGTGCCCCCACGgcactgccctgccctgggccaCCCAGCTGGGGGCTTCTGGCAGTGGCAGGCTCCTGGTTTTGTCCCAAAAAGGCACCTGAGGGAAGCTTGCCTTCTCCTGCTCCATATGGTAGTGTCCCAAAAAGCAGCTTCAGGGAAAAAGGGATGTGCTGGGCAATGAGCTGCGCATTTGGAAGCGCGGGCCCACGTGAAGGCGAAGTGTGCTCATGGGGAGCGGGGTGAATCGCTGCCCTGCTCCTTGGGAAGGCTCAGCCGtgcaggagagaaagaggaggggaaCACGGAGATGTGCGGCCTTGGTAGCATGGTGCCGAGGCcaccagcagaaaacaaatcccCTCGGCGGCCGGTGGGGTGAGAGGGGCAGGAGACAGAGCTGGGGTCAGGTCTGGGCACCCTGGGGCTGCCCGTCCCCAAGCACAGCACCCCCTtcccagggaggggaggagcagggaggctggCGGAGGCCGTATCGATCCTGTCAGGGTGCCAGCGCTTCCTCAGATGACGCGGGAGGGGGACATGGGCACACAGAGACGCTGGGCTGGGCTCCCTGCCAAGTGCGTGGGGGGGCACTGCATgcatccccccaaaaaactgCAGGAAGGCCCAGGGAGCCCCATTCCCATTCTGTCCCATGGCCAGCCTCCTCCAAGCACGGGGTGCAGACactgctcagcacagcctggggacGGGGCGCAGCAGGGGATGCGGCACCCAGCCCCACATGGGCACCCCATGGGAAGGTCCCGGAGAGGGGGGatgcagccagagcagctcccacATCGTCCTGGTAAAATTATTTCCCCGGGCCCTGCCTGctcctattattattaattttaagctGAGATCCCTGAAGAAAATGGCACAGAAACGGGTTTATTGCCAGGCTCGATGTCCTCGCTGGGAAGACCTTGCCGATCAGCAAGGCGCGGGGCTGCGGCTCGACGCCCCGGCCCCTtgccctgcccctgccagcaCAGAGCCCAGCCCCTCTGTGTGTCCGTGTGTCCGTGTCCGTGTGTCCGTGTCCGTGTGTCCGTGTCCCCAAACGCGTGTGCATCGCGTGTGCTGGGGGGAGGACGAGGAGGGACAGCTCTGAGTCAGAGCCGCAGGGGCAGGGCTGCGCCCGGGAGGCTGGAGCTGCCGTCAGCCGCTGAGAAGTGTTAAACTCATTTAGTGTGATCGTTAGggggaaaagaagtgaaagggaaaaaaataaaagaaaaggagggagagaaacagCTTCCTAAGAGGAGCTGCGGGAACGTAACACCGAGGGGGAAGCAGGGCAGAGGAGCCGCAGCCactgtccctgtccctccccACCAAGCCAGCCACGCTGCCCCACACACCAGGATTTGGGGCAGAAACGGGACCAGCAGCATTTGCCTGGAGCCACAGCTCTCAGGGGAGCCCGAAAGGAGATGAAAAGCGAGGGGCTGGAGCCAGGGGGCGAGGGGCTGCTGCCCAACGTCCCATTGGTGTCCCCTGGGTGAGCAGCCCGTGTCCCCATGGTGGGGGTGACGTCCCACCGCGGTGccacgcacacacacacccatgCACACACGCACCCCGAGGGGGTGCAGGGACATGCCAGGAGCCACGGTGATTAGGGGAGATTTTGGGGGTGACACCGAGCGGGGGGGGCCGTGCCCCGTTACCTGGAGACGGTCATCTCCGTCTGGGGGCCCTGCGCCTTCTCCAGGCCCAGCTTGGTGAAGATGCCCACCAGCACCATGACGGCCACCACGCCGCAGATGATGTAGACGATCATGTTGGTCCTGTCCCGCGCGGGGTCCTCGGGGGGGCTCGTCCACCCGTGCGGGGGGCTGGCCCGTGTTCACCCAGTTGGGGGTGTCGTAGTTGGAGCAGCCGCTCTGGTCCAGCCGCCCGGGCTTGAACTGGCAGCAGAAGCGGTACCCGCAGGTCCCGCAGCAGTACTGGTAGATGCCGGCGTTGCAGTTGAACGGCGGGTCCCACTGCCCCATCACGTCGTAGTAGCCCCGGCAGCGGTCCCCTCCCGGGCTGGGCTCGGTGGGCGCGGGGGCCACGTCCTCCACCGCCGGTGCCTGGCTCCCGTTGCTGCCTCTTtccccgggccccccccgggcTGGGCTCAGCGCCCCACGCCCGGccgggctccagcagcaccaggcagcagatGCCCACCACGTAGCTCCGCTCCAGCCGCCCGCGGCTCCGGGGGGCCATCTCCCACCCCCTGCCCGAGCCCTTCtccgtgtgtccccccccccgggggttACAGCCGCTCGCCCGCCCCGCGAGGGCCCCCCCCGGAGCAGCCCCATGGCTGCGGAGATGCCCCCGAGGAGAAGACgagagggctggggagggggaaggaaaaaaaggggggaaaaaaaaaaaaaaggaaaaaggggaggggaagcaaAGTGCGAGGGGACGGACCCCGCTTCTCGTCCCCCGAAAAAACGGGCCAAGGGGGTTCAGGGCAGGAGCCGAGGCTGGCGGCGGGGCAGAGCCCCCGGGTGCCCCCGGCCGGGGCGGGGATGCGGAGCGAGGCGGCcgggcgggctgggggctccgGGCGACCCCATCCCCGCCTCTGCCCCTTGCTGCCGGCACCGAGCTCCGGcgaggagagaggggagggcgaagacaggcaaaaaaaataaaaataaaaaaaaaatcggaaaagcagcaaaaagccGCGGCACCgggaaaggaggggaggaggaggagaaggaaaggagggggggaggaggagggaaggggggcggcggagcgggcagggctcggggctgggtGGCGGCTCGCCGAGGAAACCGGAGAAGCTCCTTCACCAGTCCTCTGCCGCCCGCCCCGGGCCCTGGCCCGCCGCCACCGGGCGGCAGGCACCGAGCGGCCCGCCCCGTCGGGCGGGGACCACGCGTGGCAGCCGCCCCACGCCGCCCGCCGGCCCCCGCGCTCCTCCCGCCCCGGGCATTGCCGGGGGGCgtccccccaaaataaaacacagcccCCCGGGAGGGAGCTGCGGGGCCGCGGCTGTCGGGCTGGGTGCGGGAAAGGGGGCGTCGGGGGGAAGGGGCGAGCCCCGCAGACGGGGGTCCCGGGGGAGAGGTgtggggaaaggggagagggggTCCCCAGTCCTGGTGAGCGTCGCCCTTAGGGAGCTGAGACCCCCACGGGAGGGAGGGTGGCCAGGGTGAGGGGCATGCACAGGCCCCTCATCCCCTCCAGCATCCTGCCCTggggctccccgtgcccccccagCATTGCCGCTGTCTCCTCGGGCAAACCGCCCGCATGGcccagagctgggaggaggttTGGAAACATCGCTGGAAAGATGCAGCCAGAGCTTGGGCTGCCTCTGATGGGTCCCGAGTGCCGCGAGCGAACGAGAGGGACCCATTGTGCAAGGTAGCTCTGAGCCTCCAGAGCTTCCCGAAGAGATACAAAGCCAGCGAGGCGGCAGAAAGCCGCGCATCGCCGAGCCCACCAACCCTCGGGGGGTCTCCGGTTGGAGGCACCAGCGGTGGGAAGTTGCAGGCCTGGGGGCTGTTAGCGCGAACGGCCGTGCCTGCCTGGCCAGAAGCTGTGCAAGCAACGTCTGCTGGCTGCCCAGGTAATGGCAGAAATCGCTTCTGGGCGATTGCTCGCGACGTGCATGCGAGCAGAGCCCCCCCCAGGGGCCGGCAGGCTTATCAGGCTGGTAGCAGGCTGAGCGAGAAACTGGCCAAAATTGGGGATTTTGTAGGGAAATGGTTGCCTGGAATGACCTGGGAGAAAGGGAGTATTTcttgggaggggaggaggaatgCTCAGAGAGTGTGGAACTGGTGCTTGAAGGGTAGCTTGGTGCCTGTGCAGCCAGGCTTGGAGCGGGAGGGCAGCGTGCGGGCAGGAGCCGCAGGAAATTCAGGTCGGCGGGACCTCGAGGGAAAACCCAAAGGATGTGCTCGCGGTGTCCGCCGGCACTTGTGGGGATGCGGGTCTGGGAGAGgagctcctgcaggctctggCCACGAGCCTCGGAGGCTGTGGTGGAAACGGTGCCCCCGGTGACAACGCCACCCGGACCACAGAGCAGCGTCTGCTCGCCTGCAGAGATGCGATACGGCGGATAAACACCGAGTGGGGAGGGGTGCGCCGAGCGCCGGCACGATAAGCAGATTGTTTCTGGCAGGGCACGGCGATCCGGGGGAGACATTGCCTCTCCATCATGGCCCCAAATCCCGGCCGGCCACAGGGGTGCCGCCGAGGCAGAACCTAGGccgaggaggaagaagaggaagaggaggaggagaaggagggagtgTGCTGTTTTCACCAGCCCTGTCAAAGCCAAGGAAGCACCCTTGTCCACAGCCTGGGGACTGCCCTCAGTGGGACGCGGTGCCACGCACCACCGGTGGCTTTTGGCACCTGGAGCTCGGTGGCTGAAGCCCGCTGCCCTCTGGGGCTGGGAAGCTGTCGGAAAGATCCCACGGCACGTGCTGTCAAGCGGCCCCCAtctggggacagagctggggacaCATCAGGGGATGTCAGATGCGCCGGGGGACACAGGGGCGTGGTGGCAGAGCCCCCGGCCGACCCATTCCCAGCCCGGCACGCACAGAGGTTTTATTCCCCTGCctgtgctcagtgctgtggCTGGAAAATGGCCTGCCAGAGGAGCCGTGCACCGTAACGGCCTatataaaacacagaagcatATGTGCGCTTACCATTAAGATTATAATTGCAAACATTCAAAAGTTGAGATTTGCAAGCTCCCAGCTTCCCAAAGGCGGCTGCAGTCGAACCCAAACGACATCCAGAGAAAATGTGTTCAAATGAGAGccctgttgttgttgttaaactGATGTGGTGCTCGCTGCAGAGGGACTCTGCCTGCAGGACTAACCCCGGATGCCTTGCTGGTGGTGCCTACCTCGGTGAATGGGCTGGAAGCAGCCCCGgccctccctgccagcaccagtCCCCACATCTGTCCCAGCGGGAACCCCTCCGCTTTCCCCCGTAACGCAACTTCCCCGCATTTTGGGgccggcagcagcagagctcacaTTTTCTGGGGGACTGGTTTCGAGGCTCGGCCAGCAGGAGGAGGCCATATGGCCGGGAACAGCGGCGTGCCGTCCCCGCGGCAGCCCGGCAGAGCATCCAGCTCCTCGGCAAGGGCGGCCGTGCCAAGCGGCCCCGGCCGGCAGCCAGCGCGGCGGGATGCCCCCGCGCACAGCCGTGCCCCTCCTCGTCCCCGGGCACGAGGGGACGGGGGTGGGCTCGTCCCCCCCTCATGCAGGGTGCCCTCCAAAGCAGGGTGGGCTGCAGGCTTGGGTGCCTCAGTTTTGGGGTGGCTGTCGTGCTGTGTTACGCCTGCTCCGTGGCCGTGCTGGCAGCAGATGCAAACCTCGTCCCTTCCGCAAAACGCCCCGCTGAGGGCACTCGGATAGACGTGGTCgtcctcctgcccctctcccctgTCCCTCCCCGCCGTGCAGTCCTGATGTGCGGCACCTCCGTAGCACCGCCGGGCTTTTAATGTGAAGTTAATTGGAGCTGAGGCTGCCTGACCGGCACGGCTCTCCTGGGTCTGCGGGACCATGAGGTGTGAGGGGAGGGACAGTGAGAGCTGCGGGTAAATGTGCTCCGAGACAGGGGCTGCAGCGCCTTTATTCCCTCTTGACCCATTTTAAGCAAGCATTGGTGACTAAGGGAGCTGGCGGGAGGATAAAAATACCTCCCACATGCTCCCTGTGAGGCCGGAGATGGAAATAGGGGTGCCGTCACCTCTCCGGGGACTGCCTGGGGTCATTGTTTTGCAGTCCCAAAGATCGAGCCCGTGCTGGCGGGCTCAGGTCACCGACACTTTGCAAGCACTGTGCTGGCATCCTGCAACTGCTCCTGGCTCCCCGCAGCAACAAACCCATGGGGCTGGGGTCTCCGGCCCCATCCCGCCCAGCCAAGCCCCATttccagggctggaggaggttTACAAAGCAGTGAGGAAGGGAGCCTCTCCTGCCCACAGACCCAAATCTCTCAGTTTTCACTCGCTTTGGAGAAGAAAGGGGTGAAAGCTGGGCAGGTGCCGGTAGGAGGCTGCATTTAGAGGCGGAGGTTTTTGGGAGCACGTCGGGTGCCTGCTGCTTGCAGGGTGTGTGGGGAGCTCACCCCCGGGCACCCCAACACTGCTGTCCCCGGGGGACCCAAATATCCACCTGGACTCCGCGGGGTAATGCCTGGATGCCTGCCGGGCTGTAACTCAGCTGCCGGGGGCAGCGTTGTGGGGAGAGCAGCGTGCGCCGAAACTGGCAGTCCTGCCTACTAAATCTGCAATTCCAGCGCCGGCTGTATTTTCGTCTTTCTAATAATAAGTGCGAATACAGTGGGGATGAATCACAGGCTGCGGGCTGCAGGTTTTGCCCCCCCTTTGCTGCGAATCCGTCctgggggggggagcggggctggtgggggcaggggctgggacacAGAGGGGACACGGAGGGGACACGGAGGGGACACTGTCCCAGGCCAGCTCCAACCTCCCCCAGGCGTGTCCATCGCGTCCAGGAGCCGAGTCCCCTCACGCTCCCATTTCCACCAGTATTTTGGCGTGCCACAGCAACATTTCAATCCCAAGGGACTCCGGGAGCATCCCCGCAGTGCCGCTGCCGTGCCCCTGCCCCGTGGCTGTTTGCACCCTGGGGTTCTGGTACCTCTGCACCCCGACTGCTCCCAGCCCACAACACGCGAGCAGCCCTCCTGGTCACCGCCGGCTTTGCCTGCTGGGAGCCGCTCGCTGTGTTGCAAGGACCTTTTGCAAATGTTAATGCTTTCCTTTCGCTGGAGAGCTCCGTGGATGATCTGCCAGAACGGATTTCACACGCTTCTCCTAAAATTATGCCCTTTGCTTTCCCGGTGCTGGAGACGAAGCGGGGCCCGGCGTGCCGGCGGCATGCGAGGAGCGCGGCTCGCCGCTGCGCGGGCAGCAgagcggggctgagccctggcCGGGTGGGCTCTCCTGGAGCCCACCGCTGCTTGCACACAGaccctgcagcacctgcagtCCCCTCCCGCATTGCCAACGCCGCCTGGAGCAGGACAGGGAGGTGCCCGGTGGGTACTGGCTGCCCCCATGCCCTGCACCTCCGTGGGGACCCTTGGTACGTGTCCCACATCCGGGGGGCTGCCCTCACTCTGTCTGGGCTGGGGGTGATTCCCGACCCCCAAGGTGTGCGTGTGGTGTTACGGGGAGCTTGCTGTTACCCTTGCAGCCACCCTAAGCTGTAAAGGAGGACATTCAGGGTCTGCCCTCCCCCGGCAGGAGCCCCCCCACTTATTCATATTGGGAAATGCAGTGGGGGGATCCGGACCCAGCCCTGTCCTCCCCGGCAGCGCGCAGCTACTCGTGAATATCGTGGCTGTGGTTAGAGCTGATTTAATACATCTTAAATGACTCATTGgggaatttttaattattattttttttttaataactggcGGTGTCACTACAGGGCACGAAGTTTGCTTCACTGAGTTTGTTTCCCTGCTTC
This window of the Oxyura jamaicensis isolate SHBP4307 breed ruddy duck chromosome 1 unlocalized genomic scaffold, BPBGC_Ojam_1.0 oxy1_random_OJ106547, whole genome shotgun sequence genome carries:
- the LOC118156909 gene encoding LOW QUALITY PROTEIN: protein shisa-8-like (The sequence of the model RefSeq protein was modified relative to this genomic sequence to represent the inferred CDS: inserted 2 bases in 1 codon; deleted 3 bases in 3 codons), producing the protein MAPRSRGRLERSYVVGICCLVLLEPGRAWGAEPSPGGARGKGSNGSQAPAVEDVAPAPTEPSPGGDRCRGYYDVMGQWDPPFNCNAGIYQYCCGTCGYRFCCQFKPGRLDQSGCSNYDTPNWVNTGQPPARVDEPPRGPARDRTNMIVYIICGVVAVMVLVGIFTKLGLEKAQGPQTEMTVSRTLTDLLKQPGHGPSEYIDGLMGSVQVQLGEGLTRGSPRSSADKLPLNNAVASASVPPLGRPHSHGKHLPLAGSLPPTAPGYSAYATLTAGESIPEDFYRHFGGPEVPPPSTLPFPHAEGPVLPEGCPPLGATKTKGPPKPSXGGWEGGPQRGPRRPGPATPLYGQTSRHLATNSKTEVTV